One genomic segment of Candidatus Obscuribacterales bacterium includes these proteins:
- a CDS encoding class I SAM-dependent methyltransferase, producing the protein VGHRTGLFDAMADLPPATSQQIADAAGLQERYVREWLNALTTGRIVEYDAAVKTYRLPAEHAAFLTRAAQSDNMATFFQHTVGLATVESEIVGCFKAGGGVPYSAFGRFHEVMAEDSGQTVVAALEDHILPLVPGLIERLQRGMDVLDVGCGSGRAMNKLARLFPASRFWGYDFSAQAIAVATAEAQTHGLTNVAFQVKDVTDLQEAERYDLITTFDAIHDQAHPDRVLRNIHNALRPHGLYLMQDIRAASEVSGNLDHPVAPFLYTVSCMHCMTVSLAEGGMGLGTMWGREKAAEMLAQAGFTAIEMKALPHDAMNDYYVIRKG; encoded by the coding sequence CGGTCGGCCACCGCACCGGTCTGTTTGATGCGATGGCCGATTTGCCCCCGGCCACCAGTCAGCAGATTGCCGACGCCGCTGGGCTGCAAGAGCGCTACGTGCGCGAATGGCTCAACGCCCTAACCACGGGCCGAATTGTAGAGTATGATGCCGCTGTCAAAACGTACCGCCTGCCCGCTGAGCACGCGGCCTTTCTAACTCGTGCAGCCCAGTCTGATAACATGGCCACCTTCTTTCAGCACACGGTCGGCCTGGCCACTGTGGAAAGTGAGATTGTGGGCTGTTTTAAGGCTGGTGGCGGCGTGCCCTACTCCGCCTTTGGTCGCTTCCATGAAGTGATGGCCGAAGACAGTGGTCAAACCGTTGTAGCAGCGCTGGAAGACCACATTTTGCCCCTAGTGCCGGGGTTAATCGAGCGGCTCCAGCGGGGCATGGACGTGTTGGACGTGGGCTGCGGCAGCGGTCGAGCGATGAATAAGCTGGCGCGGCTGTTCCCTGCCAGTCGGTTTTGGGGCTATGACTTTTCGGCCCAGGCGATCGCCGTGGCTACCGCCGAAGCCCAGACCCACGGTCTCACCAATGTGGCGTTCCAGGTTAAAGACGTGACCGACCTCCAAGAGGCAGAACGCTACGACCTGATCACCACCTTCGACGCCATCCATGACCAGGCCCACCCCGATCGCGTGCTGCGCAACATCCACAACGCCCTGCGCCCCCACGGCCTGTACCTGATGCAGGATATTCGCGCCGCCAGCGAGGTTAGCGGCAATTTAGACCATCCCGTTGCGCCCTTTCTCTACACCGTGTCCTGTATGCACTGCATGACGGTGTCACTGGCTGAAGGGGGCATGGGCCTCGGCACCATGTGGGGTCGTGAAAAGGCGGCTGAAATGTTGGCTCAGGCGGGGTTTACCGCGATTGAGATGAAAGCCCTGCCTCACGACGCCATGAACGACTACTACGTGATTCGTAAGGGATAA